One genomic window of Pseudomonadota bacterium includes the following:
- a CDS encoding Y-family DNA polymerase, whose amino-acid sequence MPVFALVDCNNFYVSCERVFNPGLTGKPVIVLSNNDGCAVARSNEAKALGIRMGQPAFQLKKLMAKHQVAVYSSNYALYGDMSQRVMRTLMQFTPRMEIYSIDEAFLDLTAFNRVDLAEYGRKIKQTVEQWTGIPISVGIAGTKTLAKIANRLAKKSTKADGVLDLSAAKYQAQALAAVAVGDVWGIGAKSAAFLLANGIGNALQLRDADRVLIGKKMGITGLKLLDELNGVSRYPLEQSPPRKRSLGVSRTFRREIFSLAELSEAVSAYISAGAEKLRAEKAVAGVLMVYLMTNRFKDYSPYHSTTINLPVPSNYTAELIAYAKKGLREIYRQGQGYKKAGILLSDLRPETGVQAAFFDEIDRDKAGGLMRVLDLINGTMGSGTIRYGAVGLSRDQSWKTVFNLRSRAYTTKWGELPEVE is encoded by the coding sequence ATGCCTGTTTTTGCCCTGGTGGACTGCAATAATTTCTATGTTTCCTGCGAGCGGGTATTTAATCCCGGACTCACAGGTAAACCGGTTATTGTCCTGTCCAACAACGACGGTTGCGCCGTCGCCCGGTCAAATGAAGCCAAGGCCCTTGGCATAAGGATGGGGCAGCCGGCTTTTCAGCTGAAGAAGCTTATGGCAAAGCATCAGGTCGCGGTCTATTCCTCCAATTACGCCCTGTATGGTGATATGTCGCAAAGGGTCATGCGAACGCTTATGCAATTTACCCCGAGAATGGAGATTTATTCGATTGATGAAGCCTTTCTCGATCTTACCGCTTTCAATCGGGTTGATCTTGCCGAATACGGCCGGAAGATAAAACAGACGGTCGAACAGTGGACCGGGATTCCGATTTCAGTCGGGATCGCCGGAACCAAAACCCTGGCCAAGATTGCTAACCGCCTGGCCAAAAAATCAACCAAGGCCGACGGCGTACTGGATTTGAGCGCGGCGAAATATCAGGCTCAGGCTTTGGCCGCGGTCGCGGTTGGCGATGTCTGGGGCATCGGGGCTAAATCCGCCGCATTCCTGCTGGCAAACGGGATCGGCAACGCCCTGCAGTTAAGGGACGCCGACCGGGTGCTGATCGGGAAAAAAATGGGGATAACGGGTTTGAAACTGCTCGATGAATTGAACGGCGTTTCCCGCTACCCTCTGGAACAGTCACCGCCGCGGAAACGGTCGCTCGGTGTCTCCAGGACCTTCAGGCGGGAAATCTTCTCGCTCGCTGAATTATCCGAGGCGGTATCGGCTTATATCTCCGCCGGAGCAGAAAAACTGCGGGCCGAAAAAGCGGTGGCCGGGGTCTTGATGGTGTATCTCATGACCAACCGTTTTAAGGATTACTCCCCTTACCACAGCACAACCATCAATTTGCCGGTACCTAGCAACTACACCGCGGAGTTGATCGCTTATGCCAAAAAGGGATTGCGGGAGATTTACCGGCAGGGGCAAGGCTATAAAAAAGCCGGCATTCTGTTGTCTGACCTGCGCCCGGAAACCGGGGTTCAGGCCGCTTTCTTCGATGAAATTGACCGGGATAAAGCCGGCGGATTGATGCGGGTGCTTGATCTGATCAACGGGACTATGGGGTCAGGCACCATTCGGTACGGGGCGGTCGGGTTGAGTCGGGACCAGAGTTGGAAGACGGTTTTTAATTTACGGTCGAGGGCCTATACCACCAAGTGGGGTGAGTTGCCGGAGGTGGAGTGA
- the umuD gene encoding translesion error-prone DNA polymerase V autoproteolytic subunit, giving the protein MTAVYKVDIESRLPRPLFLVPVVAGFPSPADDYIENQLDLNRHLIKHPAATFFVRVKGDSMINAGIHSGDILIVDRSLEAADKKVVIAIIDGELTVKRIRVKGREIHLLPENPDYAPTLIQGEMNFAVWGVVTTVIHAL; this is encoded by the coding sequence ATTACAGCCGTTTATAAGGTCGATATCGAAAGTCGGCTCCCACGGCCGCTTTTTCTGGTCCCGGTGGTTGCGGGTTTTCCCTCTCCGGCCGATGACTATATTGAAAACCAGCTCGATCTGAACCGTCATCTGATCAAGCATCCGGCGGCAACCTTCTTTGTCCGCGTCAAGGGGGATTCGATGATCAACGCCGGAATTCATTCCGGCGACATTCTGATTGTCGATCGTTCCCTGGAGGCCGCCGACAAAAAGGTGGTTATCGCGATAATCGATGGCGAGCTGACGGTGAAACGGATTCGCGTCAAAGGGCGCGAGATTCACCTGCTGCCGGAAAATCCTGATTATGCGCCCACCCTGATCCAGGGGGAAATGAACTTTGCCGTCTGGGGCGTGGTTACCACCGTGATCCATGCCCTCTGA